A genomic segment from Spinacia oleracea cultivar Varoflay chromosome 3, BTI_SOV_V1, whole genome shotgun sequence encodes:
- the LOC110783114 gene encoding E3 ubiquitin-protein ligase SINAT5, whose protein sequence is MDIDSIECVSSVDGLEEEEIPHLDNHHNNHHHHHPFPAKQRSNVVVPTAITPATSVHELLECPVCTNSMYPPIHQCHNGHTLCSTCKGRVHNRCPTCRQELGDIRCLALEKVAESLELPCRYYNLGCPEIFPYYSKLKHETVCNFRPYNCPYAGSECSIVGDIPRLVTHLRDDHKVDMHTGNTFNHRYVKSNPREVENATWMLTVFSHLGQYFCLHFEAFQLHNAPVYMAFLRFMGDENEARNYSYSLEVGGNGRKMIWEGTPRSIRDSHRKVRDSHDGLIIQRNMALFFSGGDRKELKLRVTGRIWKEQQNPDASPCIPNMSS, encoded by the exons ATGGATATAGATAGTATTGAGTGTGTGTCATCAGTGGATGGTTTGGAGGAAGAAGAGATCCCTCATCTTGACAACCACCATaacaaccaccatcaccaccaccctTTTCCGGCGAAACAGAGGAGTAATGTTGTAGTTCCCACAGCCATTACACCAGCCACTAGCGTTCATGAATTGCTTGAATGTCCTGTTTGTACAAATTCCATGTACCCTCCTATTCATCAG TGCCATAATGGACATACATTGTGTTCCACATGTAAAGGAAGAGTTCACAACCGGTGCCCTACTTGTAGGCAGGAGCTTGGTGATATTAGGTGCTTAGCTCTTGAGAAAGTGGCGGAGTCGCTTGAACTGCCTTGTAGATATTACAATTTGGGGTGCCCTGAAATATTTCCTTATTATAGCAAGCTCAAACATGAGACAGTCTGCAATTTTAGACCATACAACTGTCCTTATGCTGGATCCGAGTGCTCCATTGTGGGTGATATTCCCCGCCTCGTGACCCATCTCAGGGATGATCACAAGGTGGATATGCACACCGGAAATACGTTTAATCATCGCTATGTAAAATCCAATCCCCGGGAAGTGGAAAATGCAACATGGATGTTGACG GTTTTCAGTCATTTGGGCCAATACTTCTGCCTCCATTTTGAGGCCTTTCAACTACACAATGCCCCAGTATACATGGCATTCCTCCGTTTCATGGGGGACGAAAATGAGGCCCGGAACTACAGCTACAGCCTCGAGGTTGGGGGAAATGGGAGGAAAATGATATGGGAAGGAACCCCTCGAAGCATTCGAGATAGCCACCGGAAAGTGAGAGATAGTCACGACGGTCTCATCATCCAACGGAATATGGCACTTTTCTTCTCGGGTGGGGACCGGaaagagttaaagttgagggtgaCTGGAAGGATATGGAAGGAGCAGCAAAACCCTGATGCTTCTCCTTGCATACCAAATATGAGTAGCTAA